The following proteins come from a genomic window of Lycium ferocissimum isolate CSIRO_LF1 chromosome 4, AGI_CSIRO_Lferr_CH_V1, whole genome shotgun sequence:
- the LOC132054236 gene encoding uncharacterized protein LOC132054236: MDILYHLGKANMVADALSRKSMSSLSYVPPEKREMVCEVHQLASLGVRLIDSGKAGVTAQDIVVSSLVVEIKEHQYEDPPLSPIGEHNSQPISVSLFKRDWGLQMALYEALYWRRCRSPIGLFYFGENQLVGPDLIQQAVDKVQVIREKLLTAQSRQKSYANNRRRKLEFEIGDWVFLKVSSMKGVMRFGKKGKLNPRYIRPYKIIRTVGTVAYELELPSELESVNLVFHVSMLCKCIGDPSKVVPMDDIQVIEQLSYEEVPVSILDRQVAVCRTD; this comes from the exons atggatattctgtaccatcttGGGAAAGCTAATAtggtagccgatgcccttagtcgtaaatccatgaGTAGCTTGTCATATGTGccgccagagaaaagagaaatggtctGTGAAGTTCAtcaattagctagcctcggagttcgattgatagattcaggtaAGGCAGGAGTTACTGCGCAAGACATAGTAGTGTCATCTTTGGTGGTAGAGATTAAGGAgcatcagtatgaggatcct CCATTATCTCCGATAGGGGAACACAATTCACAGCCAATTTCTGTAAGTCTTTTCAAAAGGGATTGGGGTTTGCAG ATGGCTCTTTACGAGGCCTTATATTGGCGGAGATGTAGGTCGCCCATAGGGTTGTTTTATTTCGGGGAGaatcagttagtaggcccagacttaattcagcaggcagttgataaggtgCAAGTGATTCGAGAAAAAttgctaacagctcagagtcgacagaaatcctatgctaATAATCGGCGACGCAAGCTAGAGTTTGAGATAGGCGATTGGGTCTTCCTGAAAGTTTCatctatgaagggagtgatgaggtttggcaagaaaggtaagttgaACCCTCGATATATtaggccatataagatcattcgtactgTGGGCAcggtggcatatgagctagaattgccttctgagttGGAGTCTGTAAATctagtatttcatgtatctatgctttgtaaatgtatcggagatccttcaaaAGTGGTACCCatggatgatatccaggtgatcgagcagttatcatacgaagaaGTTCCAGTTTCTATATTGGACAGACAG GTTGCTGTGTGCAGGACGGATTAG
- the LOC132054238 gene encoding uncharacterized protein LOC132054238: MREDRWGIVFSDTVSCSNFLTTAPVIVTPDWSLPFELMCDASGFVIEFDFEVKDRKGSENQVADHLSRLEETGLPAEELYIEDAFSDEKVLDASMQVAPWYADFANYLMTESEVLKILKACHDSLVGGHHSGTRTATKGNIGRRQEITMNFVMEVEVFDVWGIDFMGPFVSSGGMKYILVVVDYVSKWVEAVALPNNEAKSVMGFLKKSIFTRFGTPRAIISDGGSHFCNRSFAGLMEKYGVKHRVETPYHPQTSGQVKVSNQEIKSILAKR, encoded by the exons ATGAGAGAAGACCGTTGGGGCATTGTTTTCAGTGATACAGT TTCTTGTTCGAATTTCCTCACTACTGCTCCTGTTATTGTTACTCCTGATTGGTCCTTGCCTTttgagttgatgtgtgatgctagtggtttCGTGATAG AGTTTGATTTCGAGGTAAAAGATCGAAAGGGGTCCGAAAATCAGGTTGCTGATCATCTCTCTAGGCTTGAGGAAACTGGGCTTCCAGCAGAAGAACTTTATATTGAAGATGCATTTTCGGATGAGAAAGTTTTGGATGCTTCTATGCAAGTGGCACCTTGGTATGCGGATTTTGCTAACTACTTGATGACTG AGAGTGAAGTATTAAAGATTTTGAAGGCTTGCCACGACTCTCTAGTTGGGGGACATCATAGTGGTACGAGGACTGCTACAAAG GGGAATATTGGTAGGAGGCAAGAGATAACTATGAACTTCGTAATGGAAGTTGAGGTGTTCGATGTTTGGGGGATAGATTTTATGGGACCCTTTGTAAGCTCTGGAGGTATGAAGTACATCTTGGTGGTTGTTGACTATGTTTCTAAATGGGTAGAAGCtgtggctttacctaataacgaagccaagagtgtcatggggttCTTGAAAAAGAGCATATTTACTCGTTTTGGTACCCCAAGGGCGATAATCAGTGATGGTGGTTCTCACTTTTGCAACAGATCCTTTGCGGGATTGATGGAGAAGTATGGAGTCAAACATAGGGTGGAAAccccttatcatcctcagacaagtgggCAAGTGAAAGTCTCTAATCAggagataaagagtattttAGCGAAACGGTGA